A single window of Anopheles moucheti chromosome 2, idAnoMoucSN_F20_07, whole genome shotgun sequence DNA harbors:
- the LOC128299896 gene encoding major facilitator superfamily domain-containing protein 8-like, with product MASIGNWLRVVQREKDRLSELESDFEYRQRWITIRLVYLSGFLMFLSFGVVATGLWPYLQDMDPTVGKPFLSVVFAAPPAGQLISSPLIGWCSNRLSSIRVPFVLLTALFVFANGLYSIVELFPTPHRKYVLLCSRFVFGISTSINTLSRAYISTATKLSERTGAISMSSLAQTFGLAIGPIIQAGLSAIGKDGLMWYGLRINMYTMAGWICAIGGVAYIVLLNPSCFVHRTIAAQEAMKTTGRSKAADTYEPLKMFSIWTVMIGYSVLMFFYVSVQTALSPISLDQFGWSHEESLYYLGILMTGGTLCSCAVFLLLPQLCKRFQEHNVFLFFAILPLFISQVVMIPLGSKTIPMSSSSANRTTDGGCPIEQDWCNFIPPINQYQLTVSYTMLCISFSVGIAISQTILSKLLGTRPQGNWMALYTSIGGVTRIIGPASVVVYVRFGTYWLFGLGTLISGLMLFWMWYHKSSLRTSKKLAQTTEMQQMRVGE from the exons ATGGCATCGATCGGAAATTGGTTGCGCGTCGTACAACGGGAAAAGGACCGTTTAAGCGAGCTGGAGAGTGATTTCGAATATCGGCAACGATGGATCACGATAAGATTAGTGTATCTAAGTGGATTTTTGATGTTTCTATCGTTTGGCGTGGTGGCAACGGGGCTCTGGCCCTACCTGCAAGAC ATGGATCCGACGGTTGGGAAACCTTTTCTGAGTGTCGTGTTTGCCGCACCACCGGCTGGTCAGCTAATTTCTAGTCCGCTTATCGGCTGGTGCTCGAACCGATTATCATCAATCCGGGTGCCGTTTGTTTTACTAACagctttgtttgtgtttgccaACGGACTGTACAGCATTGTGGAGCTTTTTCCAACGCCTCATCGAAAGTACGTCCTGCTGTGCTCGAGATTTGTCTTTGGCATATCGACATCAATTAATACGCTAAGCCGAGCGTACATTTCGACCGCCACCAAGCTGTCCGAACGTACGGGTGCCATCTCGATGAGCTCCTTGGCTCAGACGTTCGGGCTTGCCATCGGCCCCATCATTCAAGCGGGACTATCAGCGATCGGAAAGGATGGATTGATGTGGTACGGTTTGCGGATTAATATGTACACCATGGCGGGTTGGATTTGTGCGATCGGTGGAGTAGCTTACATCGTACTGCTGAATCCCTCCTGCTTTGTTCATCGCACTATCGCTGCCCAGGAAGCAATGAAAACCACAGGACGCAGCAAAGCCGCGGACACGTACGAACCGTTGAAAATGTTCTCCATCTGGACGGTCATGATCGGCTACAGTGTGCTGATGTTCTTTTACGTATCTGTTCAAAC AGCCCTTTCACCGATATCGCTTgatcagtttggatggagccACGAGGAATCTTTGTACTACTTGGGAATTTTAATGACCGGCGGAACTTTATGCTCGTGCGCAGTGTTTCTACTGTTGCCCCAGTTATGTAAACGGTTTCAAGAGCACAacgtgtttctgttttttgccATATTACCGCTCTTTATCAGTCAAGTGGTAATGATACCGCTGGGTAGCAAAACAATCCCGATGTCTAGTTCATCTGCTAACAGAACGACCGACGGTGGTTGTCCCATTGAACAGGATTGGTGTAATTTCATCCCTCCGATCAATCAATATCAGTTAACCGTTTCGTACACTATGTTGTGTATTTCGTTTTCGGTTGGAATAGCTATTAGTCAAACGATTTTATCAAAATTGCTAGGCACACGCCCGCAGGGTAACTGGATGGCGCTCTATACAAGCATCGGTGGTGTAACACGTATAATAGGGCCGGCGTCCGTGGTAGTGTACGTACGCTTTGGAACGTACTGGTTGTTTGGACTGGGCACTTTAATTTCGGGATTAATGCTCTTCTGgatgtggtaccacaaaagtAGTTTACGAACGTCCAAAAAATTAGCCCAAACGACAGAGATGCAACAAATGAGAGTGGGCGAATGA
- the LOC128299893 gene encoding major facilitator superfamily domain-containing protein 8 isoform X1 has protein sequence MERLKNCLLKKPSKNDLDDGLETATEYTERWTSVRIIYYTMFLMSLGFSIILTGVWPYLDKLDPHAGKEFLGWIVGANPVGQMIFSPLVGWWGNRLGSIRLPLLCSLALFSIASGIYACLELFPTHQKYWMLYSRFLIGVSSSSVAVCRSYLSAATKVKERTSAVSMVSLAQTLGFIVGPVLQGAVTMFGEDGLPLIKNKLHLNMYTATGWINVFMGILNFCLFLPFVFKEKRIAAREAMMQQGLQSEKETWKSMKPDYLSAWTLICAFFILVFNFVFLETLATPLTMDMFAWTKGEALYYMAWIMAVGAILASAVFLMIDPLCKRIPEQQVLIWGGFFLMVLGRAVYIPMSDSPPKLALAENGTITAMRMEDSASAYVYGSNFTDVRSNLTRVDFDYSGPITTMDPNATDGAKDLLGCPPTQEWCKTTKGMTISQFLIGYAFTAIGYPIGVTLITTIFSKVLGPRPQGTWMGIMTGSGCLSRALGPVFLSTIYTKYGLYWTFGSTAVMMAITMLWLWQMRQRLVPIPYDVSCKGEELVAVIAKQEQAGEQKKTTEDAADQQLNGNPKATGDS, from the exons ATGGAGAGATTAAAGAACTGTTTGCTCAAAAAACCCTCCAAGAATGACTTGGACGATGGGCTGGAAACGGCGACTGAGTACACCGAACGCTGGACGTCGGTGCGCATCATATACTATACGATGTTTCTAATGTCATTAGGATTCAGCATAATACTTACGGGAGTGTGGCCATATTTAGACAAG CTAGATCCTCACGCCGGCAAGGAGTTCTTGGGATGGATCGTAGGTGCGAACCCTGTCGGACAAATGATATTCAGCCCGCTTGTTGGATGGTGGGGCAATCGGTTAGGATCGATCCGTCTGCCACTGCTCTGCTCGCTAGCGCTGTTTTCCATCGCCAGTGGCATCTACGCGTGTCTCGAGCTGTTTCCTACGCATCAAAAATATTGGATGCTATATTCGCGATTCCTCATTGGCGTTAGCTCGTCTAGTGTGGCTGTCTGTCGTTCGTACCTTTCGGCGGCCACCAAGGTAAAGGAGCGGACCAGCGCGGTATCGATGGTATCGCTCGCACAAACGCTTGGATTTATCGTTGGACCAGTGCTGCAAGGAGCCGTTACGATGTTTGGCGAAGATGGACTGCCGCTGatcaaaaacaaattacacCTCAATATGTACACCGCCACTGGATGGATTAACGTCTTTATGGGCATCTTGAACTTTTGCCTGTTCCTACCGTTCGTGTTCAAAGAAAAGCGAATCGCTGCCCGCGAAGCCATGATGCAGCAGGGCTTGCAGTCGGAGAAGGAAACGTGGAAATCGATGAAACCTGATTATTTATCTGCCTGGACCTTAATATGTGCATTTTTCATTCTGGTCTTCAACTTCGTGTTTCTCGAAAC ACTGGCCACGCCGCTCACGATGGATATGTTCGCCTGGACGAAAGGCGAAGCGTTGTACTATATGGCTTGGATTATGGCTGTTGGGGCGATATTGGCGAGTGCCGTATTTCTCATGATTGATCCATTATGCAAGAGGATTCCAGAGCAGCAGGTTCTCATATGGGGTGGATTTTTCCTCATGGTGTTAGGGCGCGCCGTCTACATCCCGATGAGCGATAGTCCACCAAAGTTAGCGCTAGCGGAAAATGGAACCATAACAGCGATGCGAATGGAGGACAGCGCGTCGGCGTATGTGTACGGGTCCAATTTTACCGACGTACGTTCGAACTTGACCAGAGTGGACTTTGACTACAGTGGACCTATCACCACAATGGATCCGAATGCAACGGATGGCGCGAAGGATTTGTTAGGCTGTCCTCCAACCCAGGAATGGTGCAAAACAACCAAAGGGATGACCATTAGTCAGTTTCTCATAGGTTACGCTTTCACCGCTATCGGATATCCAATAGGGGTTACGCTGATTACCACAATCTTTTCCAAAGTTCTTGGACCGCGGCCTCAAGGTACCTGGATGGGCATAATGACCGGATCGGGCTGCCTGTCACGAGCGTTAGGTCCTGTATTTCTGTCGACCATCTACACCAAGTATGGTCTGTACTGGACGTTTGGCAGTACGGCGGTCATGATGGCGATTACCATGCTGTGGTTGTGGCAAATGAG GCAACGATTAGTTCCCATCCCGTACGACGTAAGTTGTAAGGGAGAAGAGCTGGTGGCGGTGATCGCGAAGCAGGAGCAAgcaggagaacaaaaaaagacaaccGAAGATGCTGCTGATCAGCAGCTTAATGGAAATCCCAAAGCAACTGGAGACAGCTGA
- the LOC128309944 gene encoding nitrilase and fragile histidine triad fusion protein NitFhit — MYSLLSKRTAQLLWQSSCSSNIRAMATRTQARIAVAQMRSTNDKRHNFAQIQTITERAKANDVQFIFFPECCDFVGTHREETLRLSEPLTGPTVEQYRKLAREQNVWLSFGGIHESIVEETNSGQQVNNIYNTHILINNVGELVASYRKLHMFNVVTPEFKFRESETVKSGPALVPPVETPIGRIGLQICYDMRFAEASTILRKQGAEILTYPSAFAMSTGRAHWEVLLRARAIENQCFVVAAAQIGFHNKKRESYGHALVINPWGTILGEAGTHDLDVVVAELDFGKLQSVRANMPCFEHRRDDVYNLSTRVGLPYTASTDEQYSFGGIDIPPETIFYVSEHCFAFTNIRCVVPGHVLVSSKRDAARLPDLNPAEITDFFQTIYKVEKAAERLYDATSSTVTVQDGPDAGQTVFHVHCHIMPRHAGDFPENDQIYGELNRHDKEPERLRRPVAEMAEEAARFRDIMLKMGL; from the exons ATGTATTCTTTGCTGAGCAAACGGACCGCACAACTATTGTGGCAATCGtcgtgcagcagcaacattcgCGCGATGGCTACCCGAACCCAGGCACGGATTGCCGTTGCTCAAATGCGGTCCACGAACGATAAGCGGCACAACTTCGCTCAGATTCAAACCATCACGGAGCGAGCAAAGGCCAACGATGTACAA tttattttctttccagaATGTTGCGATTTCGTTGGAACTCATCGTGAAGAAACATTGCGCTTGTCCGAACCCCTGACGGGTCCCACCGTCGAACAGTACCGGAAGCTGGCACGCGAACAAAATGTGTGGCTCTCGTTCGGTGGGATACACGAGAGCATCGTCGAAGAGACAAACTCCGGTCAGCAGGTGAACAACATCTACAACACGCACATACTGATCAACAACGTTGGTGAGCTGGTGGCCAGCTATCGGAAACTACACATGTTTAACGTCGTTACGCCAGAGTTTAAATTTCGTGAATCGGAAACAGTCAAATCTGGACCGGCGTTGGTTCCACCGGTGGAAACTCCAATCGGACGGATAGGACTCCAGATC TGTTACGATATGCGTTTCGCAGAGGCAAGCACGATTTTGAGGAAACAAGGAGCGGAAATTCTCACCTATCCGTCCGCTTTTGCTATGTCGACGGGGCGGGCCCATTGGGAAGTGCTGCTGCGAGCAAGAGCTATTGAAAATCAATGCTTTGTTGTTGCGGCCGCACAAATCGGGTTTCATAACAAGAAACGCGAAAGCTACGGTCACGCACTGGTAATCAACCCCTGGGGTACCATCCTTGGAGAGGCTGGCACTCATGATCTAGATGTGGTCGTTGCGGAGTTAGATTTCGGCAAGCTACAAAGTGTACGAGCCAATATGCCTTGCTTCGAGCACCGTAGGGACGACGTTTACAACTTATCGACGCGTGTAGGCCTTCCGTACACTGCTAGCACGGATGAACAATACTCGTTCGGAGGCATTGATATTCCGCCTGAAACGATTTTCTACGTGTCTGAGCATTGTTTCGCTTTCACCAACATCCGCTGTGTTGTGCCAGGAC ATGTGCTAGTATCATCCAAACGAGATGCAGCTCGGTTGCCGGATCTGAATCCGGCGGAAATAACCGATTTCTTCCAGACAATTTATAAGGTGGAAAAGGCAGCAGAACGATTGTACGATGCCACTTCGTCCACCGTCACGGTGCAGGATGGTCCGGATGCCGGTCAGACCGTTTTCCATGTGCACTGTCACATAATGCCGCGCCATGCAGGTGACTTCCCGGAGAATGATCAAATCTATGGTGAGTTAAACCGGCACGACAAGGAACCGGAACGGTTACGACGGCCAGTTGCAGAAATGGCGGAAGAAGCTGCTCGATTTCGTGATATAATGTTGAAAATGGGTTTGTGA
- the LOC128299893 gene encoding major facilitator superfamily domain-containing protein 8 isoform X3 yields MIFSPLVGWWGNRLGSIRLPLLCSLALFSIASGIYACLELFPTHQKYWMLYSRFLIGVSSSSVAVCRSYLSAATKVKERTSAVSMVSLAQTLGFIVGPVLQGAVTMFGEDGLPLIKNKLHLNMYTATGWINVFMGILNFCLFLPFVFKEKRIAAREAMMQQGLQSEKETWKSMKPDYLSAWTLICAFFILVFNFVFLETLATPLTMDMFAWTKGEALYYMAWIMAVGAILASAVFLMIDPLCKRIPEQQVLIWGGFFLMVLGRAVYIPMSDSPPKLALAENGTITAMRMEDSASAYVYGSNFTDVRSNLTRVDFDYSGPITTMDPNATDGAKDLLGCPPTQEWCKTTKGMTISQFLIGYAFTAIGYPIGVTLITTIFSKVLGPRPQGTWMGIMTGSGCLSRALGPVFLSTIYTKYGLYWTFGSTAVMMAITMLWLWQMRQRLVPIPYDVSCKGEELVAVIAKQEQAGEQKKTTEDAADQQLNGNPKATGDS; encoded by the exons ATGATATTCAGCCCGCTTGTTGGATGGTGGGGCAATCGGTTAGGATCGATCCGTCTGCCACTGCTCTGCTCGCTAGCGCTGTTTTCCATCGCCAGTGGCATCTACGCGTGTCTCGAGCTGTTTCCTACGCATCAAAAATATTGGATGCTATATTCGCGATTCCTCATTGGCGTTAGCTCGTCTAGTGTGGCTGTCTGTCGTTCGTACCTTTCGGCGGCCACCAAGGTAAAGGAGCGGACCAGCGCGGTATCGATGGTATCGCTCGCACAAACGCTTGGATTTATCGTTGGACCAGTGCTGCAAGGAGCCGTTACGATGTTTGGCGAAGATGGACTGCCGCTGatcaaaaacaaattacacCTCAATATGTACACCGCCACTGGATGGATTAACGTCTTTATGGGCATCTTGAACTTTTGCCTGTTCCTACCGTTCGTGTTCAAAGAAAAGCGAATCGCTGCCCGCGAAGCCATGATGCAGCAGGGCTTGCAGTCGGAGAAGGAAACGTGGAAATCGATGAAACCTGATTATTTATCTGCCTGGACCTTAATATGTGCATTTTTCATTCTGGTCTTCAACTTCGTGTTTCTCGAAAC ACTGGCCACGCCGCTCACGATGGATATGTTCGCCTGGACGAAAGGCGAAGCGTTGTACTATATGGCTTGGATTATGGCTGTTGGGGCGATATTGGCGAGTGCCGTATTTCTCATGATTGATCCATTATGCAAGAGGATTCCAGAGCAGCAGGTTCTCATATGGGGTGGATTTTTCCTCATGGTGTTAGGGCGCGCCGTCTACATCCCGATGAGCGATAGTCCACCAAAGTTAGCGCTAGCGGAAAATGGAACCATAACAGCGATGCGAATGGAGGACAGCGCGTCGGCGTATGTGTACGGGTCCAATTTTACCGACGTACGTTCGAACTTGACCAGAGTGGACTTTGACTACAGTGGACCTATCACCACAATGGATCCGAATGCAACGGATGGCGCGAAGGATTTGTTAGGCTGTCCTCCAACCCAGGAATGGTGCAAAACAACCAAAGGGATGACCATTAGTCAGTTTCTCATAGGTTACGCTTTCACCGCTATCGGATATCCAATAGGGGTTACGCTGATTACCACAATCTTTTCCAAAGTTCTTGGACCGCGGCCTCAAGGTACCTGGATGGGCATAATGACCGGATCGGGCTGCCTGTCACGAGCGTTAGGTCCTGTATTTCTGTCGACCATCTACACCAAGTATGGTCTGTACTGGACGTTTGGCAGTACGGCGGTCATGATGGCGATTACCATGCTGTGGTTGTGGCAAATGAG GCAACGATTAGTTCCCATCCCGTACGACGTAAGTTGTAAGGGAGAAGAGCTGGTGGCGGTGATCGCGAAGCAGGAGCAAgcaggagaacaaaaaaagacaaccGAAGATGCTGCTGATCAGCAGCTTAATGGAAATCCCAAAGCAACTGGAGACAGCTGA
- the LOC128299893 gene encoding major facilitator superfamily domain-containing protein 8 isoform X2, whose amino-acid sequence MERLKNCLLKKPSKNDLDDGLETATEYTERWTSVRIIYYTMFLMSLGFSIILTGVWPYLDKLDPHAGKEFLGWIVGANPVGQMIFSPLVGWWGNRLGSIRLPLLCSLALFSIASGIYACLELFPTHQKYWMLYSRFLIGVSSSSVAVCRSYLSAATKVKERTSAVSMVSLAQTLGFIVGPVLQGAVTMFGEDGLPLIKNKLHLNMYTATGWINVFMGILNFCLFLPFVFKEKRIAAREAMMQQGLQSEKETWKSMKPDYLSAWTLICAFFILVFNFVFLETLATPLTMDMFAWTKGEALYYMAWIMAVGAILASAVFLMIDPLCKRIPEQQVLIWGGFFLMVLGRAVYIPMSDSPPKLALAENGTITAMRMEDSASAYVYGSNFTDVRSNLTRVDFDYSGPITTMDPNATDGAKDLLGCPPTQEWCKTTKGMTIILGPRPQGTWMGIMTGSGCLSRALGPVFLSTIYTKYGLYWTFGSTAVMMAITMLWLWQMRQRLVPIPYDVSCKGEELVAVIAKQEQAGEQKKTTEDAADQQLNGNPKATGDS is encoded by the exons ATGGAGAGATTAAAGAACTGTTTGCTCAAAAAACCCTCCAAGAATGACTTGGACGATGGGCTGGAAACGGCGACTGAGTACACCGAACGCTGGACGTCGGTGCGCATCATATACTATACGATGTTTCTAATGTCATTAGGATTCAGCATAATACTTACGGGAGTGTGGCCATATTTAGACAAG CTAGATCCTCACGCCGGCAAGGAGTTCTTGGGATGGATCGTAGGTGCGAACCCTGTCGGACAAATGATATTCAGCCCGCTTGTTGGATGGTGGGGCAATCGGTTAGGATCGATCCGTCTGCCACTGCTCTGCTCGCTAGCGCTGTTTTCCATCGCCAGTGGCATCTACGCGTGTCTCGAGCTGTTTCCTACGCATCAAAAATATTGGATGCTATATTCGCGATTCCTCATTGGCGTTAGCTCGTCTAGTGTGGCTGTCTGTCGTTCGTACCTTTCGGCGGCCACCAAGGTAAAGGAGCGGACCAGCGCGGTATCGATGGTATCGCTCGCACAAACGCTTGGATTTATCGTTGGACCAGTGCTGCAAGGAGCCGTTACGATGTTTGGCGAAGATGGACTGCCGCTGatcaaaaacaaattacacCTCAATATGTACACCGCCACTGGATGGATTAACGTCTTTATGGGCATCTTGAACTTTTGCCTGTTCCTACCGTTCGTGTTCAAAGAAAAGCGAATCGCTGCCCGCGAAGCCATGATGCAGCAGGGCTTGCAGTCGGAGAAGGAAACGTGGAAATCGATGAAACCTGATTATTTATCTGCCTGGACCTTAATATGTGCATTTTTCATTCTGGTCTTCAACTTCGTGTTTCTCGAAAC ACTGGCCACGCCGCTCACGATGGATATGTTCGCCTGGACGAAAGGCGAAGCGTTGTACTATATGGCTTGGATTATGGCTGTTGGGGCGATATTGGCGAGTGCCGTATTTCTCATGATTGATCCATTATGCAAGAGGATTCCAGAGCAGCAGGTTCTCATATGGGGTGGATTTTTCCTCATGGTGTTAGGGCGCGCCGTCTACATCCCGATGAGCGATAGTCCACCAAAGTTAGCGCTAGCGGAAAATGGAACCATAACAGCGATGCGAATGGAGGACAGCGCGTCGGCGTATGTGTACGGGTCCAATTTTACCGACGTACGTTCGAACTTGACCAGAGTGGACTTTGACTACAGTGGACCTATCACCACAATGGATCCGAATGCAACGGATGGCGCGAAGGATTTGTTAGGCTGTCCTCCAACCCAGGAATGGTGCAAAACAACCAAAGGGATGACCATTA TTCTTGGACCGCGGCCTCAAGGTACCTGGATGGGCATAATGACCGGATCGGGCTGCCTGTCACGAGCGTTAGGTCCTGTATTTCTGTCGACCATCTACACCAAGTATGGTCTGTACTGGACGTTTGGCAGTACGGCGGTCATGATGGCGATTACCATGCTGTGGTTGTGGCAAATGAG GCAACGATTAGTTCCCATCCCGTACGACGTAAGTTGTAAGGGAGAAGAGCTGGTGGCGGTGATCGCGAAGCAGGAGCAAgcaggagaacaaaaaaagacaaccGAAGATGCTGCTGATCAGCAGCTTAATGGAAATCCCAAAGCAACTGGAGACAGCTGA
- the LOC128309945 gene encoding small nuclear ribonucleoprotein Sm D3: MSIGVPIKVLHEAEGHVVTCETITGEVYRGKLIEAEDNMNCQMTQITVTYRDGRVGNLENVYIRGSKIRFLILPDMLKNAPMFKKQGAKTGTAGRGKSAILRAQAARGRGRGAGGGGGGGRGGNKGGWQGQGQQSSGRGRGGL; encoded by the coding sequence ATGTCTATTGGCGTACCAATCAAAGTGCTGCACGAGGCGGAAGGACATGTGGTGACCTGCGAGACCATCACCGGGGAGGTGTACCGTGGTAAGCTGATCGAAGCCGAGGACAACATGAACTGCCAAATGACGCAGATCACCGTAACCTACCGGGATGGACGCGTCGGTAACCTGGAGAATGTGTACATCCGCGGTTCGAAAATCCGGTTCCTGATCCTGCCCGACATGTTGAAGAATGCACCCATGTTCAAGAAACAGGGTGCCAAGACTGGGACGGCTGGTCGAGGCAAATCAGCTATATTGCGAGCACAGGCTGCCCGGGGCAGAGGTCGTGGAGCCGGCGGCGGAGGAGGCGGGGGTAGAGGCGGCAACAAAGGAGGATGGCAAGGGCAAGGACAGCAATCTTCCGGCCGTGGACGCGGAGGATTGTAG